Genomic window (Shewanella psychropiezotolerans):
GAAGAGGCCAAAAAACAGTTTGAACTGGCTAAAGCTACAGGTCAAAGAGCCAGCTTGGTGGAGCAGTCGAGACCCAATATCTTTACCACATCTGTTGCTAATCTGGGGCCGGGTGAAACCTTAGTGGTGCAGATAAGCTATCAAGAGCTGGTGAAATATGAAAAAGGTGAATTCAGCCTCAGGTTTCCTATGTTAGTCAATCCAAGATACGTGCCCAAACAAGGAGGCGGGAAGAATAATTCCTATCCTTCTACACAGAGAATGTTGGCACAGCTGGTTGACCCAAGTTATGGCTTTGGGGAGTTCAGAGCAGCAGGTCCTAAGGTCAACATTGAGATAGATCTCGATGCGGGCATAGCGCTCAGTGAGATAACCAGTGTTTACCATGATATTGATAAGCAGCCGGTGACTAATACTCAATATCTGCTCAAGTTAGCGGGCGATACGCCTGCCAACAGAGATTTTGTCCTCAGATGGACACCTGTTTCGGGGAGTGAGCCCGTTGCGGCCATCTATGCCCAGCAGGGCCAAACCCATAAGGATGCAAACTCTTCACCAGAGGACAGCGACTATGCCTTACTGATGTTGATCCCCCCAGAGGTTGGTGCGATCAGCGCGATAGCCAGAGACTTGATACTCGTTATCGACACCTCTGGGTCCATGTCCGGTGAGGCAATAGCACAAGCCAAGAAGGCAATGGGCTATGCATTAGCCGGATTAGGGACGCGTGACAGTTTCAATATCATCGAATTTAATTCAAATGTGCACGCTTTATCTGCACAGTCTCTGCCTGCCACGGCAAAAAATATCGGTAGGGCTAATCAGTTTATACGCACCTTAAAGGCCGATGGGGGCACAGAGATGGGTTTTGCACTGACTCGTGCGCTCGCTCCCGGGATGCACTCGGCTTATCAGCAAAATGAAGATAATTCAGACCCAGACAGTACCCGGTTGAAGCAAGTATTGTTTATGACCGATGGGGCCGTGGCGAACGAGAGAGATTTGTTCAGTCTTATCGAGGAGCATATAGGTCATTCGAGACTGTTCACCATCGGCATAGGCTCGGCACCTAATTCTCATTTTATGGAAAGAGCGGCTGAGCTAGGTAGGGGGAGCTTCACCTACATAGGTAAGCTGGACGAGGTGCAGCAGAAAATAGAATCGCTACTGTATAAAATTGAGCATCCTCAAATCACTGATATTGAACTTCGCTATGGCGATGGCACTATTCCCGATCATTGGCCGATCAGTATTGCGGATCTGTATGCTAATGAACCCTTGTTAGTCGCGATAAAGATGCGTCCCAAGATTTACCAGGCTTCGGCCTCTGAGTTAATCGTATCGGGCATGATAGGTAACCAATATTGGCATAGCAGTTTGTCTCTCAATGAGCGCAAATCCGCTGCAGGTTTAGATCTTGTCTGGGCCAGAAAGCAGATAGCCGCATTGGAGATGAGTAAAAATGGGGCTAACCAAGCCAGAGTAAAAAAACAGGTGACGGCTTTGGCGCTCAAATATCACCTGGTGAGCCAGTATACTAGTTTAGTGGCGGTTGAGAGCATTCCTGCAAAGCCTTCGTCTGTGGTGTCAAATAATGCCAGTGTGGTGCAGTCCACGCCATTTGGCTGGCAACCCCCAGTGGGCTATTTGCCTCAGACTGGGGGGGAGAGTCGCTTGCTTATCATGATGGGCATGATCTTGTTGGGTCTAGGTTTAGCCTATCTGGCAAGCTTTAGCCTTGATAAGGGAGCTGGGTTGAGTATGCTCCGTAGTTTAGCTGCTCAGAAAAGGCGACAAACAGTGTCAATTAAGACTGGCGGTGACGGACATGTGTCAGCAAAAGGCCTGGAGACATGAGTCGTTTACAGGGCTGGCGAACCGGGCTTTGCTGCACTGTGATATTGACCGGACTGTTATTCTTGGGAGGAGGCTCATATATGCAGGCTAAGGCGTACTTCGCACAATATCTCATTGAGCAAGCATGGCGACAAACCTTAGAGGATAAGCGACCCCATAAACCATGGAGCTGGGCTGATACTTACCCTGTGGCTAAACTGACCTTGATGACGGCAGATAATGTAGACAGTGAAGACAGAACTTTTTATGTGCTGTCCGGTGCATCGGGCAGAAATCTAGCCTTCGGGCCAACTATGGTTCAGGGCGGAGGCTTGCAGACCCAAGGGGGGAACAGGATCATAGCGGGTCATAATGATACGCACTTTTCTGTGCTTAACGGGATTAAAGCAGGACGGGTGCTAAAATTTCAAGACGCAGATAAGCAGACGAGTCTGTACCGGGTATCCTCGACTCAAATTGTGCACGAATCTGACACTCGTGCGTTGATGCCAAGTTATCATGACCAGCTGACCCTGATCACTTGTTATCCATTTAATGCCCTACAAACAGGCAGCCCGTATAGACTCATAGTGAGGGCGCTGCCTGTGTAGCGACGAATGTTCTAGCTGGGAATGGGCATGACCCTGTTTCGCCCCAGACGTTTGGCCTCATAGAGAAGTTTGTCCGCTCTCTCTATAAGCTCAGCGCCCTCGAGGTTTTTATCCCACTGTGCGACGCCAAATGATGCAGTGATCTTATTGATTCTAACGTCTTTTCTTCTATCTTTAAGGGAGACTTTTTCCAGCCCCCTGCGCATGGCTTCGGCCAGATGACGAGAGGAGCTAAGTTGGCTTCTAGGTATGATGACGGCAAACTCCTCTCCACCATATCGATATATTTTTGCACCATCTCTGCAGGCTTCCTGCAATCGCTTAGCGACCGCTTTAAGGACTTGGTCGCCTAATTGATGACCATAATTGTCATTAAATGCCTTGAAATGGTCAATATCCACCAGGATGAGGCATAAGCCGTCAGGTGATTGACTCAGGGAGCCTCTTAGATCGTTATCGAATGCGCGGCGATTGAAGATACCCGTTAGTGCATCGTACAGCATGATTTGTTCAGATTTTGCGAGTTGCTGCTTTAATGCATCTATCTCTTGTTGGGCTTTACTGAGTTGGCCAGTGAAATATTGTGTGCTCGAACGTATGTCGTCGGACTCTTTGACTAAGCTTCTGACGATACCGAGTACCTTCTCTAAACTGACGCCTTCCTCTTCTATCCGGTTTAACTTCTCGAAATTACTGTCGATACGGCGCTGAAATTGAGTGGCGTCTAAGTTAGTATCCTTGAGAGAGTGAGATAGTTCTGTCGCCATAGCCTCAAGGTTCTGTCGCATGTCGAGGACATCGACTTCGATGGGATCTGACACGTACTCACGATATAGCATCTCTGCATTCACGGGCGGGCAGGTATGATGCTGCTCAATAACCGTGTCGAGTCGTTTATTTAATTCTGGGCTTTGCTCTGAGACATAGGTATACCAGAGCGCGTAATTGGTTGGCGTGGTGGGAATTTGGTGCTTCAACATCAAAGGAACGGCTTTTTTTAAATTTTTTGCCGCTATTTTTATTATTTCTCTAGACATAAATCTCCCAAGACTAATACCAATCTAAGCTTCCCAGACTAATACCGATTTAAGTAAGTATAAGCACTTTAGTTGGTAAATGAGAGCATAGTTAATGAGCCGAATAAAGAGCAGCCAGAAGGGGGATATTTTCCTCCTGGTCATGCTTAATTTGTGAGGTTATTGTTGGCTGAGTTGGACTGGTGCCCATGTTAACCATTTAGCTTCGAGTTTTTTATGTAAGGTGAAACTCGCGTCTGATGTCAGCATGTTACTCGTCATGGTTTGCTGCTCGGTGACTACACCTACGCCACCCGCTAGTATGCTCTCTAATGAACCTGTCTCAATCTTAGCTCCTGAAAAGAG
Coding sequences:
- a CDS encoding marine proteobacterial sortase target protein — protein: MRTGLCLDHYLNLQAPLRRGLNFAISGIVIMMASWINVAQAMSAVEITQGSFVYHRQGESEPQVAMPLNTDVQMKVSGWVNRVTVTQTFINDSDDWLNGSYLFPLPNEAAVDHMRLIVGQKVIEGQVREKEEAKKQFELAKATGQRASLVEQSRPNIFTTSVANLGPGETLVVQISYQELVKYEKGEFSLRFPMLVNPRYVPKQGGGKNNSYPSTQRMLAQLVDPSYGFGEFRAAGPKVNIEIDLDAGIALSEITSVYHDIDKQPVTNTQYLLKLAGDTPANRDFVLRWTPVSGSEPVAAIYAQQGQTHKDANSSPEDSDYALLMLIPPEVGAISAIARDLILVIDTSGSMSGEAIAQAKKAMGYALAGLGTRDSFNIIEFNSNVHALSAQSLPATAKNIGRANQFIRTLKADGGTEMGFALTRALAPGMHSAYQQNEDNSDPDSTRLKQVLFMTDGAVANERDLFSLIEEHIGHSRLFTIGIGSAPNSHFMERAAELGRGSFTYIGKLDEVQQKIESLLYKIEHPQITDIELRYGDGTIPDHWPISIADLYANEPLLVAIKMRPKIYQASASELIVSGMIGNQYWHSSLSLNERKSAAGLDLVWARKQIAALEMSKNGANQARVKKQVTALALKYHLVSQYTSLVAVESIPAKPSSVVSNNASVVQSTPFGWQPPVGYLPQTGGESRLLIMMGMILLGLGLAYLASFSLDKGAGLSMLRSLAAQKRRQTVSIKTGGDGHVSAKGLET
- a CDS encoding class GN sortase; protein product: MSRLQGWRTGLCCTVILTGLLFLGGGSYMQAKAYFAQYLIEQAWRQTLEDKRPHKPWSWADTYPVAKLTLMTADNVDSEDRTFYVLSGASGRNLAFGPTMVQGGGLQTQGGNRIIAGHNDTHFSVLNGIKAGRVLKFQDADKQTSLYRVSSTQIVHESDTRALMPSYHDQLTLITCYPFNALQTGSPYRLIVRALPV
- a CDS encoding GGDEF domain-containing protein, whose product is MSREIIKIAAKNLKKAVPLMLKHQIPTTPTNYALWYTYVSEQSPELNKRLDTVIEQHHTCPPVNAEMLYREYVSDPIEVDVLDMRQNLEAMATELSHSLKDTNLDATQFQRRIDSNFEKLNRIEEEGVSLEKVLGIVRSLVKESDDIRSSTQYFTGQLSKAQQEIDALKQQLAKSEQIMLYDALTGIFNRRAFDNDLRGSLSQSPDGLCLILVDIDHFKAFNDNYGHQLGDQVLKAVAKRLQEACRDGAKIYRYGGEEFAVIIPRSQLSSSRHLAEAMRRGLEKVSLKDRRKDVRINKITASFGVAQWDKNLEGAELIERADKLLYEAKRLGRNRVMPIPS